From the Pseudomonas sp. Teo4 genome, the window CATCCAGCCATGCATTGCCCAGCGCCAGGGGTTCTGCTGCAGATGTCGGGCAAACAGGGTCCAGATAATCACCAGCAGGGCGATGTGCAGCGACGGGGCCTGGTTGAACGGTTTGTCGAAGCCCATCAGCACCTCGAACAGCCAGCCGAACAGTCCGCTCATTTCCGGCCGCTCGAAAGTGAAGCGCAGGGGCCAAAGCAGGAAGCAGCTGACGCTGATTACTTGCGCGGTGAGCAAGGCCAAGGCATGGCGGTCCATTTCCCGGCGCGTGCGTGGCAGCAGGAAGGACAGGCCGTAGAGCAGGTCGATCGACCAATACGGCAGGATGGTCCACGGCCAAAGCGGTATGTGCCGTTCCCAGGCGAACACCAGGCTGCCGACGTCGTCGCGGCCAGCGGTGTGGCTGTTGGCCAGGCCATAGCTCAGGAAGAAGAATGGCCCGAGTAGCAGCAGCCACAGCACGCCCCGGCGGATCAGCCCTGGTTCGCGCATCGGGTTCACTCACGCACCCGCTGCGCCAGGCTTACGCTGAAGATGCCCCATTCATCGATGCGTTGCGCCAGCTTGCGGAAACCAGCGGCCTCCACCAGTTGGTCCATCTCAACCTGGCTGCGTCGGCGCATCACCCAGGCCTCGCCGCCACGGTGGCTGGTGAGGGCGCGAGCGATCATCTCCAGCTGCGGGTGCCAGGGCTGGCCGGTGTAGACCAGATAGCCGCCGTCCTCCACGGCGTCGGCAAGCCCGGCCAGGGAATTTGCGACCTGCGTGTTGCTGGCGAACAGTTCATACAAGCCGGACACCACCGCCAGCGTCGGGCGTGGGTCCAGGACCGCCAGGCTTTGACGGTCGAATGCATCGCCCTGTACGAAGCGAGCGATTGCGGACAGGTTTTTTTCGGCAATCAGCGCGCTGCCTTGTTCTACGTTCAGCTCGCTGTAGTCGCGCAGCAAGATTGAATCTGGCTGCTGTTCCTGCGCCTGCAGGGCTTCGAGGATGTAGCGGCCATGGCCAGCGGCGATGTCGACGATATGCACAGGCCGTTGTTCTGTCCGCAGGTGCTGCATGGCCAGGCGCAGCAGTTCCTCGACATGCAGTTTGCGCTGGCGAATGCCACGCCAACCGATGGCGTTCAGGTAGTTCTGGTCGATCGAACGGCCCAGCCGGCCCTTGCCTGTGGGCTGATTGCGATAGACATAGTCGAGGGTGCTGCCGGAATCGAACCCGGTGTCGAAACCCAGCTTCACGCCCTCGGACAAGCCTTTACCCAAGCGCAACCCGGCGCGCGTGGCACGCCAGTAAAGGTCGCGAGGCGAATTGCGCGGCAGCGGGGCGGCCAGGCTTTCGGCCTCGGCGCAGCTGGCGCCGGTCTTGTCTGCATCGAGCAGGCAGGGGCGCGCTGCGGGTGCATCGAAGTTGTGTTCGACGAAACGCTCGATCCGCTTCAGCACATGGGCGCGGTCCCGCTCACCGAGGGTGTCGTGGAAAAAACCGGGAAGCACATGCATTTCCTTGCGCGCACTGCCCAGTCGCTCGAAGAAGCGTTCCTGAGGCTGGCGCTCGACCACCAGGTCGGCACCGGACACCAGCAGTTGGGTCGGTACCTGGATCGCCTGGGCATCGGCCACCACGCGGTCGGCCGCCTCGTAAAGGCCCAGCAGCATGGTCACCGAAATGGGGCGGCTGATCAGCGGGTCGGCGATGTACGACATGACCCGCTCCGGGTCGTGGGTCAGCAGGCGCGGTTTGACGTAGCTGTTGACGAAGAAGTTGCCGCGCAAGGCCTTGAGCAATTTCAGGCCGGGGCGGGCGAAGGGCACGTACAGCTTCACCTTGAAGGCCGGCGAGGCCAGCACCAGGCAACGTACCTTGGGTGCGTAGTCGTGGGCCCAGGTGGCGATCAACACCGCACCGACGCTTTGCGCCAGCACCACCATGTCGTGTTCGGCGATGCCGTGTTGCGCCTGGATGTGTTCGATGAAGGTCTGTACGTCGCGCACGCTGGTGGCGAACCCTGGGCTGTCGCCGCGTGCACCGGGCGACTGGCCGTGGCCACGGGCATCCCAGGCGAAGAAGTCGTAGCCCGGCATGTCCAGTTCATCGGCCAGGTGGGCCATGCGCCCGCCGTGCTCATGGCCACGGTGGAACATCACCACGGCCCGGCGCGGTTGATGTTCGTTGCGTGTGGCAGGCCAATGACGGTAATGCAGCTCGACACCGTCATGGGTGGAGAAGTGCAGCGATTGCGCTTGGCGCATGGCGAAGATCCTTGTCCGGCGACAATAGGCTCAGCGGGTTTCGGCCAGACCCTGGCGAACCCGGTTGTAGAGGGTATAGAGCGAGAGTGCGAGGATGACCAGCAGCAGGCCGTTGATCCAGTCAGCGCCGAGCACGTTGAACGCCACGCCAGCGCCCAGCACGCCGAAGGCGAAGGCCCGATCGCTCTTGCCCATCGGCCCGTCATAGCGCCGCGAGGCGCCTGCCAGCGGCCCCATGACCCCGGCGTACTCGCTGATGAGCGCGCTGATCACCACCAGTACTACCAGCGGTGGCGACACTCCGGGCAAGCATGCGAACGGCAGGTAGAGCGCGGTGTCGGCAATCACGTCGCACAACTCATTCAGGTAAGCGCCGAGTTTCGATTGCTGGCCGAACTCCCGGGCGAGCATGCCGTCGACGGCATTGAGCGCCATGCGCAGCAGCATCCAGACGGGGAGCAGGATGAACAGCCAGGCAATGTGGCTTAGCCATGTGAGCAGCAGGCCCAGTAATACGGACACCAGCGCTGCCGTGATTGTGACCTGGTTCGCGGTGACGCCTCGGTCGTGAAGGCGTTGCACTGAAGGGCGCAGTAAGGACTGGAAGCGGGGTTTTAGCTGGTAGATCGATAGCACGTGAGGCTCCCTTTCCGAGCGGTCTGTCGTTTGAGCAATGGTAGCCAAGGACCGGAAGGAGAGGTGTTGCGATCCTTGATAGCGAGTAGCCTGGGCTGACGCATTCGCGGGTAAACCCGCTCCCACAGGTGCTCTGCGCAATCCAGTTGTGGGAGCGGGTTTACCCGCGAATGCTGCCGCTACAGTCGCAGCTCAATGATCATGCGTTCACTAGCCGATCAACCAACCCCGCCGCATAGCCCGGTAACTCCGCGAAATCCCGCGCGCACAGCAGTAAACGGCGATTCGCCCAATTTTCCTGCAGTGCCATCCAATGCAGCGGCAACACACCCGCCCAGCGCTTCACCGAGGCCAGCGGCACCACGCCAACTCCGGCCCCTCCCGCGACCATGCGTATTACCCCGTCGAATCCTTCTGCCCGTACCCTTACAGACATCCGCCGCCCTTCGCGCAGGGCCTGTTCTTCGAGGTACAACGCCAGGGCACTGTTGGCCCCCAATCCGACATGACCATAGGCAAGGCTGTCGACGAAGTTCGGCGCAGGTTCCGCACTGAGCGGATGGCCCTGAGGTGTAACCAGCACTAGCGGGTCATCGCGAAACGCAAGTGTCTGCAAATGTTCACTGGCTACGGCGGTAGAGATGATGCCGAGGTCGGCCATCCCTTGGGTGATCGACTGGACGATGCGCAGGCTCGGCAGCTCCTGCACATCGATGCTGACACCCGGCTGCTCCGCCAGGTAGCCGGCCAGCAACTCCGGCAGGTACTCGGTCAGTGCCGCCGTGTTGCACAGCAGGCGCACCTGGCCCTGTTGCCCTTGGGCATATTGCGCCAGGTCGTACTGCAAGCGCTCGACTTGCTGCCCGATCAGCCGGGCATGCTGCAACAGCGCCTGCCCTGCGGGGGTCGCTTGCACGCCGCGCCGGTTGCGGGCCAGCAGCGGTATCCCAAGTGAGCTTTCCATCGCGCGAATACGCGCACTTGCGGCAGGCAGGGACAAATGGCTGCGTTGGGCGCCAGCGGTGATGCTGCCGCATTCCAGCACATGCTGGAACAGGCTCAGGTCGGTCAGGTCGAAATGCATGTGCCTCTTCCGTGGCAATAGTCAGGCTGAGTATATGGCAGATTTTAAAACTCACGGATGCTGGCCATCATGGGCCCATGAACACCCTCATCGCTTTCTATCAGAACATCGGCCCAGCTTTGTCATTGCTGGTTTTCTTGACCTTCCTGCTGGCGGGAGCGGTCAAGGGCGTCATCGGCCTTGGCCTGCCCACCATTGCCATGGGGCTGTTGGGCCTGGCTATGGCACCGGCGCAGGCTGCGGCGCTATTGATCGTGCCTTCAACGTTGACCAACCTGTGGCAACTGGCTGCTGGCGGGCACTTGCTGGCGTTGTTGCGCCGTCTTGGCCCGATGCTGGTGATGATCGTCCTTGGCACGCTTCTAGGTAGTGCCTGGTTGGGTATCAACAATGGTCCGTGGGCCGCTCAGGCGCTTGGCGCGGCGCTGCTTGCCTACTCGGTATATGGGTTGGTCGGACGTGGTTTTCAGGTGCCGCCTGCTTGGGAAGTGTGGCTTGGGCCTGTGTGCGGGCTGGTGACAGGCGTAGTCACTGCGGCAACCGGGGTGTTCGTGATGCCGGCCGTACCCTTCCTGCAAAGTCTGGGGTTGAGCCGTGACGAAATGATCCAGGCCTTGGGCCTTTCGTTCACGGTGTCGACGCTGGCCTTGGCCGTTGGCCTGGCTGGGCAGGACGCCCTCGGCGGTCAAGCCTTGGGCGCGTCATTGCTGATGCTGGCGCCAGCGTTGCTGGGCATGCTGGCAGGCCAGTGGTTGCGCCAGCGCATCAGCGCGGCGCTGTTCAAGCGTTGCTTCTTCGTTGGCCTGGCCGTGCTGGGCGGCCACCTGTTGGTCAACGGTTAGCCGAAGAAGGGCTGAGCATCTCGATCAGTTGGATGTCGAATTCGCGCTCCAGATAGTCCATGCGTTTTTCAAAGAACTCGCGCATGTGTGGCAGAGCCGAGTGCACATCCAGGGCGGCCTTGCTGGCCCAGACTTCGTAAAACACGAACAGGCTCGGGTCTTCCTTGTCGCGCAGCATGTGGTATTCGATGCAGCCCGGCTCCTGGCGGCTTGGTTCTACATAGGCACGGAACAGGGCCTCGAAGGCTTCGGATTGTTCGGGACGGGTCTTGGCCTTGAGGATGAAGGCGTACTGCTCACTCATGGGATTTGCCTCTGGGGTTAAAGGACTGAAACGATTCTAAGGCAATAATTAACAAATCATTCGTGATTCTCAGGCAAAGGTATTTTGCCGCAGGGTCGCTTTTTCCTCGTTTGCCTGCTGCGTAATCTGCCGCCATCCCACTCGATCGGCAGGCGCAGCGCCTCGGATCGACACAGACACATTCGAGGCTACCCATGAAAAAGATCCTGTTGCTCAACGGCGGTAAGCAGTTCGCCCATTCCGACGGCCGTCTGAACCAGACCCTGCACGACGCGGCCATGGCCTATCTGGACCGTGCCGGTTTCGATGTCCAGGAGACGTTCATCGATGGTGGCTATGACATCGACCAGGAAGTGCAGAAGTACCTGTGGGCCGATGTGGTGATCTACCAGATGCCAGGTTGGTGGATGGGCGCGCCCTGGACTGTGAAGAAGTACATCGACGAAGTCTTCACCGCCGGCCACGGCAGCCTCTACGCCAACGACGGCCGTACCCGTTCCGATGCTTCGCAGAAGTACGGCAGTGGCGGCCTGGTGCAGGGCAAGCAGTACATGATTTCGGCAACCTGGAACGCCCCTCAGCAGGCCTTCGATGACCCGACCGACTTCTTCGAAGGCAAAGGTGTGGACGCGGTGTATTTCCCGTTCCACAAGGCCAATCAGTTCCTGGGCATGACTGGCTTGCCGACGTTCCTCGCAGTGGACGTGATGAAACGGCCTGACGTGCCGGCAGCGGTGGCAGCGTATGAGGCGCACCTGGGCCAGGTGTTCGGCAAGATGCAGTAAAAGACCACCAATTTCACTGGATTGTGCTGCAAACTGGACTGCCCTCGAGGGTTGGATTGGTGTCCAAATTCTTGGGGAAAGTCCAAACCGTGGGAGCTGGCGTCAGCCTGCGATCGAGGGCGTAAGCCCTCGCATAAGCCGATGTTGCCGCCTGCACAGCGCCAATGTACTGCTGCGAGGGCTTACGCCCTCGATCGCAGGCTGACGCCAGCTCCCACGGCTTGCGCAGTGCCCTGTGACCCGCTATCAATCACGTCACTCCTTGACACAGGCCCGACACGTGAAAACCCGATCCGAAGAACTCCAGGTTTTCGTCGCCGTCATCGACAGCGGCTCGATTTCCGCCGCTGCCGAGCAACTGGGCCAGACGCCCTCTGCCGTCAGCCGCACTTTGTCGCGGCTGGAGGCCAAGCTCGATACTACGCTGGTCAACCGTACTACCCGACGCATGGACCTGACCGAGGAAGGCCGCTTCTTCCTCGAGCGCTCGCGGCTCGTCCTCGAACAGATGGATGAAATGGAAGAGCGTCTGTCGATGAACCGCCAGACCCCTTCCGGCCGCCTGCGCATCAACGCCGCCGCACCGTTCATGCTGCATGCCATCCTGCCCTGGATCGGCGAGTTCCGGCGCCAGTACCCCGGCATCGAGCTGGAACTGAACACCGACGACCTGATCATCGACTTGCTGGAGCAAAGCACCGACGTGGCCATTCGCATCGGCGAGCTGGCCGATTCCAGCCTGCATGCGCGTTCGCTGGGTTGCAGCCCGGTGCAGATTCTGGCCAGCCCAGCCTATTTGGAGCAGTACGGCACGCCGCAAAGCGTGGAAGACCTCAACGACCACTGCCTGCTCGGCTTCAGCCAGCCAGAAGCACTCAACCAGTGGCCGCTGCGCCATGCCCACGGTGATCGCTGGGCCATCCGCCCGGCGCTAATCGCTTCCAGCGGCGAGACCCTGCGCCAGCTGGCCCTGGCGGGGGAGGGTATCGTCAGCCTGTCGCACTTCATGACCCACGAAGATATTCGCAGCGGCCGCCTGCAGGTGCTGCTGAGCGAGGCCAACAACGGCTACCGGCAACCGATCAACGCGGTGTACTACCGCAACACGCAACTGGCCCTGCGTATCCAGTGCTTCCTGGATTTCATCCAGAACAAGTTGGCGAAGTACGCCTGCTGAGTTGCCTGAGGGCGACAATTTCTGTTCAAGGGCGGCGAAAGCTCCTACGGTTGTTTGCACGGTCGGTAAGTTTCGGTATTACTGACTGATCAACAAAAACAACACCAAGGAAGTGTTATGCGTATCGTCCTGTTGAAGTCCATGGCTCTCGGAGCCGCGATTCTCAGCTGTTCTTCAGCCTACGCGGTGACCCTCGAGGGCGGCGCGGTGGCTGCGCCTGATCAATATGCTGCACAGGTGGCTGCCGATACTCTTAAAAAGGGTGGTAACGCAGTGGATGCCGCCGTGGCCACCGCCTTCACCTTGGCCGTGACTTACCCCGAGGCCGGTAACATTGGCGGTGGCGGTTTCATGACCCTGTTCGTCGACGGCAAGCCGTACTTCCTCGACTACCGCGAAGTGGCGCCCAAGGCCGCAACGCGCAACATGTACCTGGACGACAAGGGCGAGGTGATCGAGAACCTCAGCCTGGTCGGCGCCCGTGCCGCAGGCGTGCCGGGTACCGTGATGGGCTTGTGGGAGGCGCACCAGAAGTTCGGCAAGTTGCCCTGGAGCGAGCTGCTGACGCCCGCCATCGGCTATGCCAAGAATGGCTTCAAGGTCGCGAAGAAGCAGTACCAGTACCGTGACGACGCCCAAGGCCTGTTCAAGGCCGGCACCAACTTCAACGATTATTTTGCCAGCATGAAAATGGACGAGCTGTTCAAACAGCCGGAAATGGCCCAGACCCTCGAACGCATCGCCGACAAAGGTGCCAGCGAGTTCTACCAGGGCAAGACCGCTGACCTGCTGGTCGCGCAGATGCAGGCCGACAAAGGCCTCATCACCAAGGAAGACCTCAAGGACTACAAGGCCGTGTGGCGTCAGCCGATGGCACTCGACTGGCGGGGTAATGTGGTCTACACCGCGCCGCCGCCCAGTTCAGGTGGCGTCGCCCTGGCGCAGCTGCTGGGCATCAAGGCCAACCGCGAAGCCGACTTCAAGGGCGTGGCGCACAACTCGGCGCGCTACATCCACTTGCTGGCCGAGATCGAAAAGCGGGTGTTCGCGGACCGTGCCGACTATCTCGGTGACCCTGCCTTCACCAAGGTGCCGGTGGATCAGCTGATTGCCAAGGATTACCTGGCCAAGCGCGCCGCCCAGGTCAACCCGAATGCCATTTCCGATACCGATGGCGTAAAGCCGGGACTGGAATCGCACCAGACCACGCACTTCTCCATCGTCGACAAGCAGGGCAACGCGGTCAGCAACACCTACACCCTCAACCTCGATTACGGCAGTGGCGTGGTGGTCAAGGGCGCGGGCTTCCTGCTCAACGACGAGATGGACGACTTCAGTGCCAAACCCGGGGCGGCCAATGCCTTTGGTGTGGTGGGCGGCGCGGCCAATGCCATCGAGCCTGGCAAGCGCATGCTCTCGTCCATGAGCCCGAGCCTTATGACCCGTGATGGCAAGGTGGTACTGGTGATCGGCACACCGGGTGGTTCGCGGATCTTCACCTCGATCTTCCAGGTGATGAACAACCTGTACGACTACGGCATGCCGCTGGAGAAAGCGGTGGCGGCCCAGCGCGTGCACCATCAGTTGCTGCCCAAGGACACCATCTATTACGACAGCTATGCCCCGCTGAAAGGGCCGGTGGCGGATGAACTGAAGAAGATGGGCTATGTGTTGGAGGATCAGGGCTGGGAGATGGGCGACATCCAGGCGATTCGGGTGACCGGTGACAAACTGGAGACCGCTTCCGATCCGCGTGGGCGCGGGGTGGGGATTATCGTCAAATAGGTTGTGAACCTATCGCCGGCAAGCCGGCTCCCACAGGTAATGCGCTCATCTCAAGGTCGGCGCGGTCCATGTGGGAGCCGGCTCGCCGGCGATGGGCCGCGAAGCGGCCCCAGGGTCTGGAAATCAGACGCGGAACTGGCTCACCAGCATCTGCAACTGCCCACCCAAGCGCGCCAGCTCCACGCTGGACGCCGCGGTCTCGTCACTGGCCGCCGCAGTCTGCTCCGACACATCCCGCACATTCAAAATGCTGCGGCTGATTTCTTCAGCCACCGCGCTCTGCTGTTCGGCCGCCGCCGCAATCTGCTGGTTCATCGACTGGATGTTCGACACGGTGCTGGTGATGCTTTCCAGCGATGCACCGGCCTTGCGCGCCAGCTCGACGCTGCTGTCGGTGAGTGTGCGGCTGCCCTGCATGGCATTGGCCACCTGCTGGGTGCCGCTTTGCAGGCTGGCCACCAGCTCTTCGATCTCTTCGGTGGACTTCTGCGTGCGCTGTGCCAGCCCGCGTACCTCATCGGCAACCACTGCGAAACCACGACCGGCTTCACCAGCACGGGCGGCTTCGATCGCGGCGTTCAGCGCCAACAGGTTGGTCTGCTCGGCCACCGACTTGATCACGTCCATGACGCTGCCGATCTTCTGGCTTTCCTGCTGCAGCAGGTTCATGGCTGCAGTGGAGCGGTGCACTTCTTCGGCCAAGCGCTCGATCTGGCTGATCGCTTCACCCACCACGCGGTCACCCGCGCGGGCTTCGTCGTCGGCACCGGTGGCCGCGTGTGAGGCTTGTTCGGCGTTGCGTGCCACTTCCTGAACGGTGGCGGCCATTTCGTGCATGGCAGTGGCCACCTGGTCGGTTTCAACCTTCTGGCTATTGGCACCGGCGCTGGTCTGCTCGGTGACGGCCGACAACTCTTCGGCGGCGCTGGCGATCTGGGTAACGCCGTCGCGGATGCCGGTGATCAGTTCGCGCAGGGTGGTACCCATGCGGGCGATGCCCTGTTGCAGCACACCGATTTCGTCACGACGGGTCACCCGCAGGTCGTGGGTAAGGTCGCCGCCAGCGATTCGCTCCACGGCTTGCAGGGTTTCGCGCAGCGGGCGAGTGATCTGGCGGGTGATGATGACTGCCGCCAGCACGCCCACCAGCAGTGCCAGCAGTGTGGCGATGGTCTGCAGGCTGCGGGCCTGGGCGCTTTCCGCGTCACGGCGATCCAGCTGGATCTTGTACAGCGCATCGCTGCGTTTGACGATGTCGGCGCCTTGCACGGTCATTTCTGCTCGCGCAGTGGTGATTCCCGCGACGGCATCGCGGAATTGGCGTACGGCTTCACGGTAGGCCTGCACCGACTGCTCGAACTGTTGCAGACGATTGGCGTCGGCAGGCAGCTGGCGCTTGAGGGTATCGATTTCGACCAGCGCCGACTCGAGCTGGCGCAAGGCGGCTTGTTCGTTGGCGGCGGTGTTGTCGGCAATGTAACCGCGCACATCGATGCGCACTTGCAGCAATTGCTGGCGCGTCTTGCTGATCAGCTGGTATTGGGCCAGGCGTACGCTGTCGGACTCAGGGCGGGCCATGACGTCCTGGCTGAGGGCGTCCAAGGCCTCGTCAGCCTTGATGGCCGAGGCGTTCATGGCATCGCGGGCTGCCTGGGAGCTTTTGTAGCCGGCGCGCATCTTGTTCAGCGATACCTTGTACTCGCTGATGGTTTGCCCCAGTTCATTCAGCAGCTTGACGTTCTCAGGGCTCTTGAAGGTGTTAGCCAGGTGTTGCTGCTGTTTGCTGAAGGCGTCCAGCTTGGCCTGGGTGTTGGCTGCCGCTGCATCGTCGCCGTTGGCGATCATGTATTGCAGGCGCGCCACCCGCATGTCGGTCAGGTCTTTGTTGAGCTGACCGATGTCGCCCATCCAGTTGCTTCGGTCTATGAGGCTGCCGAGGCTGGTCCAGCCAGTCAGGGCCAGCAGGCCGGTCAGGATCAGGACCAGGCCGAAGCCCAGGCCCAGCTTGAGGTTTACGCTGATGTTGGCGAACCAGCTGTTCATGCACGCTCTCCAGAAAAATGATTTCGCTCACTTGATCATCGATCGCTAGGCGTTGTTCTTCTGGGTGCCTGCTGATTCGTGCAGCAGTTATCGGCAAAAAAATCGGAAGCTGAAACGCTTTTTCAGCAGATTTGTAACCTCATGAAAACGTTTGCGCTTTCAAAGGCCCATTCGCGGGTAAACCCGCTCCCACAGGATGAAGCGCTGTGCTTGTGGGAGCGGGTTTACCGGCGAATCTCAGAGACTCCGCGCGCTGAAGGTATCGCAGCTGTTCACATCCCCTTGCGCGAACCCGGCCTTGAACCAGCGCACCCGCTGTTGCGAGGTGCCATGGGTGAACGAATCGGGCACCACACGCCCTTGGCCCTGCTGCTGCAGACGGTCATCACCGATGGCATTGGCGGCATTCAGCGCTTCTTCGACGTCGCCCGGCTCCAGCCAGTTCAGGCGCTGCTGCGCCTGGAAGGCCCATACGCCGGCCAGGCAATCGGCCTGCAGCTCCTGACGCACCAGCAGGCCATTGTCGCCCTCCATGCGCTGGCCGTTGCGACGTGCGGCATCGACCTTGGCCGATACCCCAAGCAAGGTCTGCACGTGGTGGCCGATTTCATGAGCGATGACATAGGCCTGGGCAAAGTCGCCCGCAGCGGCAAAGCGGGTTTCCATTTCACGGAAGAACGACATGTCCAGGTACACCCGTTGGTCCGCCGGGCAATAGAACGGCCCGACCGCCGCCGAAGCAAAGCCACAGGCCGAGTTGACCTGGCCACTGAACAGCACCAGTTTGGGGTCGCGGTATTGCTTGCCTGCCTGGGAGAACAGGGCCTTCCAGGTGTCCTCGGTGTCGCCCAGGATCGAGGCGACGAATTCGGCCTGCTCGTCGTTGGCCGGCGGCGCCTTGCCGCCCGCGCCGCTGGGGGCCTGCTGTTGCTGCTGTTCCATCTGCCCGGTGAGCTGGCCGAGGATCTGCAGCGGG encodes:
- a CDS encoding bifunctional alpha/beta hydrolase/class I SAM-dependent methyltransferase, coding for MRQAQSLHFSTHDGVELHYRHWPATRNEHQPRRAVVMFHRGHEHGGRMAHLADELDMPGYDFFAWDARGHGQSPGARGDSPGFATSVRDVQTFIEHIQAQHGIAEHDMVVLAQSVGAVLIATWAHDYAPKVRCLVLASPAFKVKLYVPFARPGLKLLKALRGNFFVNSYVKPRLLTHDPERVMSYIADPLISRPISVTMLLGLYEAADRVVADAQAIQVPTQLLVSGADLVVERQPQERFFERLGSARKEMHVLPGFFHDTLGERDRAHVLKRIERFVEHNFDAPAARPCLLDADKTGASCAEAESLAAPLPRNSPRDLYWRATRAGLRLGKGLSEGVKLGFDTGFDSGSTLDYVYRNQPTGKGRLGRSIDQNYLNAIGWRGIRQRKLHVEELLRLAMQHLRTEQRPVHIVDIAAGHGRYILEALQAQEQQPDSILLRDYSELNVEQGSALIAEKNLSAIARFVQGDAFDRQSLAVLDPRPTLAVVSGLYELFASNTQVANSLAGLADAVEDGGYLVYTGQPWHPQLEMIARALTSHRGGEAWVMRRRSQVEMDQLVEAAGFRKLAQRIDEWGIFSVSLAQRVRE
- a CDS encoding CDP-alcohol phosphatidyltransferase family protein, coding for MLSIYQLKPRFQSLLRPSVQRLHDRGVTANQVTITAALVSVLLGLLLTWLSHIAWLFILLPVWMLLRMALNAVDGMLAREFGQQSKLGAYLNELCDVIADTALYLPFACLPGVSPPLVVLVVISALISEYAGVMGPLAGASRRYDGPMGKSDRAFAFGVLGAGVAFNVLGADWINGLLLVILALSLYTLYNRVRQGLAETR
- a CDS encoding LysR family transcriptional regulator, producing MHFDLTDLSLFQHVLECGSITAGAQRSHLSLPAASARIRAMESSLGIPLLARNRRGVQATPAGQALLQHARLIGQQVERLQYDLAQYAQGQQGQVRLLCNTAALTEYLPELLAGYLAEQPGVSIDVQELPSLRIVQSITQGMADLGIISTAVASEHLQTLAFRDDPLVLVTPQGHPLSAEPAPNFVDSLAYGHVGLGANSALALYLEEQALREGRRMSVRVRAEGFDGVIRMVAGGAGVGVVPLASVKRWAGVLPLHWMALQENWANRRLLLCARDFAELPGYAAGLVDRLVNA
- a CDS encoding sulfite exporter TauE/SafE family protein: MNTLIAFYQNIGPALSLLVFLTFLLAGAVKGVIGLGLPTIAMGLLGLAMAPAQAAALLIVPSTLTNLWQLAAGGHLLALLRRLGPMLVMIVLGTLLGSAWLGINNGPWAAQALGAALLAYSVYGLVGRGFQVPPAWEVWLGPVCGLVTGVVTAATGVFVMPAVPFLQSLGLSRDEMIQALGLSFTVSTLALAVGLAGQDALGGQALGASLLMLAPALLGMLAGQWLRQRISAALFKRCFFVGLAVLGGHLLVNG
- a CDS encoding putative quinol monooxygenase, coding for MSEQYAFILKAKTRPEQSEAFEALFRAYVEPSRQEPGCIEYHMLRDKEDPSLFVFYEVWASKAALDVHSALPHMREFFEKRMDYLEREFDIQLIEMLSPSSANR
- a CDS encoding NAD(P)H-dependent oxidoreductase — translated: MKKILLLNGGKQFAHSDGRLNQTLHDAAMAYLDRAGFDVQETFIDGGYDIDQEVQKYLWADVVIYQMPGWWMGAPWTVKKYIDEVFTAGHGSLYANDGRTRSDASQKYGSGGLVQGKQYMISATWNAPQQAFDDPTDFFEGKGVDAVYFPFHKANQFLGMTGLPTFLAVDVMKRPDVPAAVAAYEAHLGQVFGKMQ
- a CDS encoding LysR family transcriptional regulator; protein product: MKTRSEELQVFVAVIDSGSISAAAEQLGQTPSAVSRTLSRLEAKLDTTLVNRTTRRMDLTEEGRFFLERSRLVLEQMDEMEERLSMNRQTPSGRLRINAAAPFMLHAILPWIGEFRRQYPGIELELNTDDLIIDLLEQSTDVAIRIGELADSSLHARSLGCSPVQILASPAYLEQYGTPQSVEDLNDHCLLGFSQPEALNQWPLRHAHGDRWAIRPALIASSGETLRQLALAGEGIVSLSHFMTHEDIRSGRLQVLLSEANNGYRQPINAVYYRNTQLALRIQCFLDFIQNKLAKYAC
- the ggt gene encoding gamma-glutamyltransferase, whose product is MRIVLLKSMALGAAILSCSSAYAVTLEGGAVAAPDQYAAQVAADTLKKGGNAVDAAVATAFTLAVTYPEAGNIGGGGFMTLFVDGKPYFLDYREVAPKAATRNMYLDDKGEVIENLSLVGARAAGVPGTVMGLWEAHQKFGKLPWSELLTPAIGYAKNGFKVAKKQYQYRDDAQGLFKAGTNFNDYFASMKMDELFKQPEMAQTLERIADKGASEFYQGKTADLLVAQMQADKGLITKEDLKDYKAVWRQPMALDWRGNVVYTAPPPSSGGVALAQLLGIKANREADFKGVAHNSARYIHLLAEIEKRVFADRADYLGDPAFTKVPVDQLIAKDYLAKRAAQVNPNAISDTDGVKPGLESHQTTHFSIVDKQGNAVSNTYTLNLDYGSGVVVKGAGFLLNDEMDDFSAKPGAANAFGVVGGAANAIEPGKRMLSSMSPSLMTRDGKVVLVIGTPGGSRIFTSIFQVMNNLYDYGMPLEKAVAAQRVHHQLLPKDTIYYDSYAPLKGPVADELKKMGYVLEDQGWEMGDIQAIRVTGDKLETASDPRGRGVGIIVK
- a CDS encoding methyl-accepting chemotaxis protein; translation: MNSWFANISVNLKLGLGFGLVLILTGLLALTGWTSLGSLIDRSNWMGDIGQLNKDLTDMRVARLQYMIANGDDAAAANTQAKLDAFSKQQQHLANTFKSPENVKLLNELGQTISEYKVSLNKMRAGYKSSQAARDAMNASAIKADEALDALSQDVMARPESDSVRLAQYQLISKTRQQLLQVRIDVRGYIADNTAANEQAALRQLESALVEIDTLKRQLPADANRLQQFEQSVQAYREAVRQFRDAVAGITTARAEMTVQGADIVKRSDALYKIQLDRRDAESAQARSLQTIATLLALLVGVLAAVIITRQITRPLRETLQAVERIAGGDLTHDLRVTRRDEIGVLQQGIARMGTTLRELITGIRDGVTQIASAAEELSAVTEQTSAGANSQKVETDQVATAMHEMAATVQEVARNAEQASHAATGADDEARAGDRVVGEAISQIERLAEEVHRSTAAMNLLQQESQKIGSVMDVIKSVAEQTNLLALNAAIEAARAGEAGRGFAVVADEVRGLAQRTQKSTEEIEELVASLQSGTQQVANAMQGSRTLTDSSVELARKAGASLESITSTVSNIQSMNQQIAAAAEQQSAVAEEISRSILNVRDVSEQTAAASDETAASSVELARLGGQLQMLVSQFRV
- a CDS encoding neutral zinc metallopeptidase, which produces MEWRKGRRSDNVVDARGEGGGGGGMRFGGGKGLGLGAILLIVGIGWLTGQDPLQILGQLTGQMEQQQQQAPSGAGGKAPPANDEQAEFVASILGDTEDTWKALFSQAGKQYRDPKLVLFSGQVNSACGFASAAVGPFYCPADQRVYLDMSFFREMETRFAAAGDFAQAYVIAHEIGHHVQTLLGVSAKVDAARRNGQRMEGDNGLLVRQELQADCLAGVWAFQAQQRLNWLEPGDVEEALNAANAIGDDRLQQQGQGRVVPDSFTHGTSQQRVRWFKAGFAQGDVNSCDTFSARSL